The genome window GTGATGGGGTTTCTCCTCTACCGGGGGGCGGGCGTACTGGGGCCGGAGCTGTTCTTTGGACAGACCCACTGGTGGGAAGCCCTGACCGGAGCCCGACCAGTCTTTGGCGGCCTTTGGCCCGCTCTGGCCGGAACCTTGCTCCTGGTGGCGCTGTCCTGCGCCATGGCCGTGCCCGTGGGCATTGCCGGCGGCATTTATCTTGCCGAGTACGCCACCCCGCGCTTTCAGGGCGTGGCGGGGTTCGCCGTGGATCTGATGGCCGGCATTCCTTCCATTGTCATGGGCCTGTTCGGGTTCAGCATGATCGTCGTCCTGCGGCATACCTTCGCCCCCCAGGCCAAGACCTGCCTGTTGCTGGCAGCGGTCTGCATCGCTCTGCTCATTTTGCCCTACCTGGTCCGGACCACCCAGAACGCCTTGTCAGGCCTGCCGGATCACCTGCGCCTGCTGGGGCCCAGCCTGGGTTTCTCCACGTGGCGAAATATCCGCCATGTCCTGTTGCCATCGGCCGGACGGGGCGTCCTCGGCGGCGTCATCCTGGCCATGGGCAGGGCCGCCGAGGACACTGCCGTGATTTTACTCACCGGAGTCGTGGCTCAGGCTTTTTTACCCCGGAGCCTCTGGGATAAATTCGAGGCCTTGCCCTTTCGCATTTACTATCTGGCCGCGGAACACCGCACAGCGGGTGAACTGGATCAGGCCTTTGGCACGGCCCTGGTTTTGCTGACGCTCACGGGGCTGCTGTTCTGTCTGGCCTTTGCCGTGCAGAGAACCATGGAAAAGCGATGGAAAGTATAAAATGACACCGCAACCTCTCTTGGAAATCAACGACCTGACAGTGCGTTTCAGTGGTCAGGCCGTTCTGTCGGGAATCAACCTGAGCATCCATCCCGGCGAACTGGTCATGGCCGTGGGGCCGTCCGGCTCCGGCAAGACAACGCTGCTGCGGGCCGTGAACCGGCTGAACGAGGAATTCTCCGGGTGCGAGACCAGCGGGCGGATCAGGATTCATCTGCACGGTCGCTGGCTGGACTGCTACGCCAAGGACGTTTCCCTGCCCGAACTGCGTCTGCGCATGGGCATGGTTTTCCAGCACCCCAACGTATTGCCCTTTTCCATCTACAAAAACGTGGCCCTGCCTCTGCGCGTTTCCCTGGGGCTGGACAAGGCAATGGTGGAGCAGCGGGTCAAGCAGGCGTTGAAGGATGTCTGGTTGTGGGACGAGATCAAGGATCGCCTGCACGACAACGCCCTGAAACTATCGGGCGGGCAGCAGCAACGGCTTTGCCTTGCAAGGGCCCTGGCCTTGGAACCGGCCATTCTGCTTTTGGATGAACCGACAGCCTCCCTGGATTTCAAGGCCACCAGGAAAATCGAAGCGTTGTTTCAGGATCTGAAACAACGCTACGCCATCCTTGCCGTGACCCACAGCCTGGGACAAATGCGTCGCTTGGCGGACCGGGCGCTGGTGCTGCGCGATGGAGAGCTGGTTTCGGAGTTATCCCGGGTCGACCTCGAAAACCAGGAGAGTTGCCGGCGGATCATGGAGGAAATATTCTGAATCAGTCCATATGGGCCAACGGTTGAGCCTTTCGAGGCATTGCCTTGTCTCGCTCGGGCCGTAAAACCGCCGGACGATGAAGCCTGCTACCCCCGAAGGGTCGCCGACAGGCGCAGGGGGTTCGCCAAGAGATCAAGGGCGTCGCAAACGGATCGGCAGACCACGTCGGCAACGGCCATGGTCCCCGGCGCGGCTCCTTCCTCCTGGAGCAGGGCGATGCCCAGGGACGCGGCTTGCAGCATCAGGGCATCGTTGCGGCCGTTGCCCACGGCGACGCACCCGGAAGGACCGAGGTTATCCAGATACGCGGCTTTGGCCCTGGCCTGCCCGGACTCCGGGATGACCGAAACCGCACAGACGATTCCCCGCATCTGGTCCTGTACGCTGCCGAAGGTGTCCGCCGTGAGCACATGGATCTCCAGCATCAGCGCCAGACCGTCCAGTCGTTCGCGCACACCGGGCAGCAGTCGCCCATCCAGGGCCAGGGTGCCATTGAAGTCCAAGACAAGATGCTCGAGAGCCAGGGGCTTCCAGCCGGGTACGTCGATATGCAGCATGGCGGTATCCTTGTAAGTATTTCACGATGAAGATCATTGCCGGTGGCAGGTTGCCGCGCTTCGGGCAAGCACGATGAAAAACCCGTGACGCGAGTTTGATGCGTGAATGCGCAAAGAGTCAACACGCG of Desulfonatronum sp. SC1 contains these proteins:
- a CDS encoding PstA family ABC transporter permease is translated as MTPGTRLRIADKATVVFCWAAAMGTGMAVLTVMGFLLYRGAGVLGPELFFGQTHWWEALTGARPVFGGLWPALAGTLLLVALSCAMAVPVGIAGGIYLAEYATPRFQGVAGFAVDLMAGIPSIVMGLFGFSMIVVLRHTFAPQAKTCLLLAAVCIALLILPYLVRTTQNALSGLPDHLRLLGPSLGFSTWRNIRHVLLPSAGRGVLGGVILAMGRAAEDTAVILLTGVVAQAFLPRSLWDKFEALPFRIYYLAAEHRTAGELDQAFGTALVLLTLTGLLFCLAFAVQRTMEKRWKV
- a CDS encoding HAD family hydrolase, whose product is MLHIDVPGWKPLALEHLVLDFNGTLALDGRLLPGVRERLDGLALMLEIHVLTADTFGSVQDQMRGIVCAVSVIPESGQARAKAAYLDNLGPSGCVAVGNGRNDALMLQAASLGIALLQEEGAAPGTMAVADVVCRSVCDALDLLANPLRLSATLRG
- a CDS encoding phosphate ABC transporter ATP-binding protein; protein product: MTPQPLLEINDLTVRFSGQAVLSGINLSIHPGELVMAVGPSGSGKTTLLRAVNRLNEEFSGCETSGRIRIHLHGRWLDCYAKDVSLPELRLRMGMVFQHPNVLPFSIYKNVALPLRVSLGLDKAMVEQRVKQALKDVWLWDEIKDRLHDNALKLSGGQQQRLCLARALALEPAILLLDEPTASLDFKATRKIEALFQDLKQRYAILAVTHSLGQMRRLADRALVLRDGELVSELSRVDLENQESCRRIMEEIF